A single window of Archangium gephyra DNA harbors:
- a CDS encoding sigma-54-dependent transcriptional regulator — protein sequence MTVDAAVEGPEVLLVEDEHNLRELYQDVLGARGLRVVPLDSVTAAEAYLSRHAPDLLLLDVKLGDGDGLVLLDRLRKQGLRTPVIVMTAFGTVERAVQALRAGAADFLVKPFPNERLVSAVEAALETGRRLVELELAAPTLAPDSETGRALVGAEGGLRDVAALLPRVAASDATVLVRGESGTGKELVARAIHAASPRLDGPFVSVNCAALPPSLLESELFGFERGAFTGAHSRRKGLIETAEGGTLFLDEIGDMTLEAQARLLRVLQEREITRIGGRETVKVDLRVISATHRDLDAMASSGLFRSDLLYRLAVIPIHLPPLRERSRDIPGLIEHFLEKHATRKGLTPPRPDAETARRALAYAWPGNVRELENFVERAVVLGHFDSESLRAPQPPREAPAPAPVAASAPAVASASAVGEGPTVQTLRDAVATAERAAVIAALQASKGQKTAAARLLGVSYKTLFNKIHEHGIREELHIG from the coding sequence CTCCTCGTGGAGGACGAGCACAATCTGCGCGAGCTCTACCAGGACGTGCTGGGCGCGCGAGGACTGCGGGTCGTTCCGCTCGACTCGGTGACGGCCGCGGAGGCGTACCTCTCGCGGCATGCGCCGGACCTCCTGCTGCTCGACGTGAAGCTGGGCGACGGCGATGGGCTGGTGCTGCTCGACCGGCTGCGCAAGCAGGGACTGCGCACGCCCGTCATCGTGATGACCGCGTTCGGTACCGTGGAACGGGCCGTCCAGGCCCTGCGCGCGGGCGCGGCCGACTTCCTCGTCAAGCCCTTCCCCAACGAGCGGCTCGTCTCCGCCGTGGAGGCCGCTCTGGAGACGGGACGCCGGCTGGTGGAGCTGGAGCTCGCCGCGCCCACGCTCGCCCCGGACTCGGAGACGGGCCGCGCGCTGGTGGGCGCCGAGGGCGGGCTGCGGGACGTGGCCGCGCTCCTGCCCCGCGTGGCCGCCTCGGATGCCACCGTGCTCGTGCGCGGCGAGTCCGGCACCGGCAAGGAGCTCGTCGCCCGCGCCATCCACGCCGCCTCGCCCCGGCTCGACGGGCCCTTCGTCTCCGTCAACTGCGCCGCCCTGCCCCCCTCCCTCCTCGAGTCCGAGCTGTTCGGCTTCGAGCGCGGCGCCTTCACCGGTGCCCACTCCCGCCGCAAGGGCCTCATCGAGACGGCCGAGGGCGGCACGCTCTTCCTCGATGAGATCGGAGACATGACCCTGGAGGCCCAGGCGCGGCTCCTCCGCGTGCTGCAGGAACGGGAGATCACCCGCATCGGCGGGCGCGAGACCGTGAAGGTGGACCTCCGCGTCATCTCCGCCACCCACCGCGACCTGGATGCCATGGCCTCCAGCGGGCTGTTCCGCTCGGACCTCCTCTACCGGCTCGCCGTCATCCCCATCCACCTGCCTCCCCTGCGCGAGCGCTCCCGGGACATCCCCGGCCTCATCGAGCACTTCCTGGAGAAGCATGCGACGCGGAAGGGGCTCACGCCTCCCAGGCCCGATGCGGAGACCGCAAGGCGTGCCTTGGCTTATGCGTGGCCCGGCAACGTGCGCGAACTGGAGAACTTCGTCGAGCGCGCCGTCGTGCTCGGCCACTTCGACTCCGAGTCCCTCCGCGCGCCCCAGCCCCCGCGCGAGGCTCCGGCTCCGGCTCCCGTCGCGGCTTCGGCTCCGGCGGTGGCTTCGGCTTCGGCGGTGGGAGAGGGGCCCACCGTCCAGACGCTGCGTGACGCCGTCGCCACCGCCGAGCGCGCCGCCGTCATCGCCGCCCTCCAGGCCTCCAAGGGCCAGAAGACCGCCGCCGCCCGCCTCCTCGGGGTCAGCTACAAGACCCTCTTCAATAAAATCCATGAACACGGCATCCGCGAGGAACTCCACATCGGCTGA